In a single window of the Desulfomonilaceae bacterium genome:
- a CDS encoding cupin domain-containing protein: protein MTDGSFIKNVTFSEPLILVDLVDYQEGRVVSRTFAQTSVMSLTLFAFDKGEGLSSHTAAGDAFVQILDGEAQITIGSKELKVTAGQIVAMPANTPHALHAAKRFKMLLVVVKGN, encoded by the coding sequence ATGACCGACGGATCATTTATTAAAAATGTGACTTTCTCTGAGCCGCTGATTCTCGTGGACCTGGTGGATTATCAGGAAGGTCGAGTGGTTAGCCGAACTTTCGCTCAAACTTCCGTAATGAGTTTGACGCTATTCGCTTTTGACAAAGGTGAAGGGTTAAGCTCTCACACTGCGGCTGGTGACGCTTTTGTTCAGATTCTTGATGGTGAAGCCCAAATCACGATAGGTTCTAAGGAGTTAAAGGTGACAGCAGGGCAAATAGTCGCAATGCCTGCCAATACGCCTCATGCGCTCCATGCGGCAAAGCGTTTCAAAATGTTGCTGGTGGTCGTGAAAGGAAATTGA
- a CDS encoding ferritin family protein, whose protein sequence is MLVFGTPDDVFAMAIRIKENGRAFYQSATKKISEDPVLKKLFEDLANLEESQAECFKSLRSDIPSYFPEEEVWDPEGLAKSYLEAAADTEVFTPDVTAERLKNVKTPVEALEIAIEFEKDSVHFLLGMKDMNADPSYTSELDKLICQEMDHVRMLSEAKKTCRPTECEITP, encoded by the coding sequence ATGTTGGTTTTTGGAACTCCGGATGATGTTTTCGCTATGGCGATTCGTATAAAAGAAAATGGAAGAGCCTTTTACCAGAGCGCCACCAAGAAGATAAGTGAAGATCCCGTCTTGAAGAAGCTGTTCGAGGATCTCGCCAATCTTGAGGAGTCTCAGGCTGAGTGCTTTAAGTCCCTAAGAAGCGACATCCCTAGTTACTTTCCGGAAGAAGAAGTCTGGGACCCTGAAGGTCTGGCCAAAAGTTACCTGGAAGCTGCGGCGGATACCGAAGTTTTTACCCCGGATGTTACCGCAGAACGGCTCAAGAATGTGAAAACTCCGGTGGAAGCCCTTGAGATTGCGATTGAATTTGAAAAAGACTCGGTACATTTCCTTCTGGGTATGAAGGACATGAATGCTGATCCCAGCTACACAAGCGAACTCGATAAACTGATATGTCAAGAAATGGACCACGTTCGAATGCTGTCGGAGGCCAAGAAAACCTGCCGGCCAACTGAATGTGAGATTACTCCTTAA